A genomic window from Gossypium hirsutum isolate 1008001.06 chromosome D12, Gossypium_hirsutum_v2.1, whole genome shotgun sequence includes:
- the LOC107945252 gene encoding homeobox-leucine zipper protein HDG2, with protein sequence MAHIANGRDTGNCVSLLRVNSANSSQTNMLILQYSCTDPTASFVIYAIVDIVAMNVVLNGSDPDYAALLPSGFAILPDGSSGSTGSGMADAGGSSGGSLLTVAFQILVDSIPTAKLSLGSVATVNNLIACTVERIKVSLSCENA encoded by the exons ATGGCTCACATTGCTAATGGCAGGGATACAGGCAATTGTGTTTCACTACTTCGAGTCAAT AGTGCAAATTCAAGCCAAACCAACATGCTGATATTACAATATAGTTGCACTGATCCAACAGCTTCATTTGTAATCTATGCTATTGTCGACATTGTTGCAATGAATGTGGTTCTAAATGGTAGCGACCCTGACTATGCCGCCCTTCTTCCATCGGGTTTCGCTATTCTTCCGGATGGGAGTAGTGGGAGCACTGGAAGCGGCATGGCTGATGCGGGTGGCAGCTCAGGTGGATCACTTCTAACTGTTGCGTTTCAGATTTTGGTGGACTCAATTCCTACTGCAAAACTATCTCTTGGATCGGTTGCAACAGTTAACAATTTGATTGCATGTACGGTTGAAAGGATAAAAGTTTCTCTATCATGCGAGAATGCATGA